A genomic region of Devosia ginsengisoli contains the following coding sequences:
- a CDS encoding molecular chaperone DjiA yields the protein MRKPEEKIDMWQRLSDLVGSFSQRTGLAGSLVNALDPDTWLPGGRDAAFTLALIALAAKMAVADGAVTASEERAFRATVEIAHGHEEQIIRVFNLAKQDIAGYDAYARKVTRFFHDSPDTLEHVLDSLFYIATADGMVHEAELDYLKSVSDIFGFDDARFEQMASQHVQLEAGVDPYAVLGLAPNTPPEEIRRVYRLLVAEHHPDRLIAKGVPEDLIDVATDRMKAINLAYQALTKPRQTPLLTADPASA from the coding sequence ATGCGCAAGCCTGAAGAGAAAATCGACATGTGGCAGAGATTGAGCGACCTGGTCGGCTCGTTCAGCCAGCGCACGGGCCTTGCGGGGTCGCTGGTCAATGCGCTCGACCCCGATACCTGGCTGCCGGGTGGGCGCGACGCCGCCTTCACCCTGGCGCTGATCGCGCTCGCCGCCAAAATGGCGGTGGCCGATGGCGCGGTGACCGCCTCCGAGGAGCGCGCCTTCCGCGCCACGGTGGAAATCGCCCATGGCCATGAAGAGCAGATTATCCGCGTGTTTAACCTGGCCAAGCAGGATATCGCCGGCTACGACGCCTATGCCCGCAAGGTGACGCGCTTCTTCCACGACAGTCCCGATACGCTCGAGCATGTGCTCGACAGCCTGTTCTACATCGCCACGGCCGACGGCATGGTGCATGAGGCCGAGCTCGATTACCTCAAGTCGGTGAGCGATATTTTCGGGTTCGATGATGCGCGCTTCGAACAGATGGCCAGCCAGCATGTGCAGCTCGAAGCGGGCGTCGACCCCTATGCCGTGCTGGGCCTGGCGCCCAATACGCCGCCCGAGGAAATCCGCCGCGTCTATCGCCTGCTGGTGGCCGAGCACCATCCTGATCGGCTGATCGCCAAGGGTGTGCCCGAGGATCTGATCGATGTAGCGACCGATCGCATGAAGGCGATCAACCTTGCCTACCAGGCGCTGACCAAGCCCAGGCAGACGCCGCTGCTGACGGCCGATCCCGCCAGCGCTTGA